From one Caldithrix abyssi DSM 13497 genomic stretch:
- a CDS encoding hybrid sensor histidine kinase/response regulator translates to MIKIKPKILLIDDDLDIQETIKALLKNENYEVYACSTVKEARLLLQKHRFACLLIDIYLPDMDGLEFIQSIQSQKLKIPAVVITGSSDIQKAQKAIRLGVFDYLVKPIKNRQLAQVINNAVTQYFLQQERRDLEKQKLLYQKHLEELVAQKVEELRESEIKYKNLVEQSLIGVFVLQDGRFQYLNRKTLEIFGGDSSEQFYSKNISDFFEGEKRSELEAKLNQCLSGERPYAQLTLPAFLPDGSQSILRLWFAPIQYQKRPAIEGIVIDVTDQVKAQQREQQLELQLMNAHKMAAIGNLVAGIAHNLNNPIAIIQANAELLKLKKVDYPELDKIIEQTRRMTSLVATIVMKGKREQSYDRVEINLNELIQQELEFFEANLFFKHKIEKRLELNKDLPTFKGRYSDFSQIFDNLIDNAIDAMTNSERRVLHVKTDYDQENIIFEFSDTGCGMDEEVKKRIFEPFFTTKANPHDESHAAGVPSGSGLGLSMVKSMLAEYGACIDVQSQKGKGTTFRIYIPYRK, encoded by the coding sequence ATGATAAAAATTAAACCAAAAATTTTGCTTATTGATGATGATCTGGATATTCAGGAGACGATTAAGGCGCTGCTAAAAAACGAAAACTATGAGGTTTACGCCTGCTCAACAGTTAAAGAAGCCCGTTTGTTGCTACAGAAACATCGTTTTGCCTGTTTGCTGATCGATATTTACCTGCCCGACATGGATGGCCTTGAGTTCATCCAGTCTATTCAATCGCAAAAACTCAAAATTCCGGCCGTGGTTATAACAGGTAGTTCCGATATTCAAAAAGCGCAGAAAGCCATTCGCCTGGGTGTGTTTGATTATCTGGTTAAACCGATTAAAAATCGTCAACTAGCTCAGGTTATTAACAATGCCGTAACTCAATACTTTTTGCAACAGGAACGGCGCGATTTAGAAAAACAAAAATTGCTCTACCAGAAACATCTCGAAGAATTGGTGGCCCAAAAAGTAGAAGAACTGCGAGAATCGGAGATCAAATACAAAAACCTGGTAGAGCAATCGCTGATCGGCGTGTTCGTCTTGCAAGATGGACGGTTTCAATATTTGAATAGAAAAACGCTCGAAATATTTGGCGGCGACTCGAGCGAACAATTTTATTCAAAGAATATTTCGGATTTTTTTGAAGGAGAAAAGCGCTCTGAGCTGGAGGCCAAATTGAACCAGTGCCTTTCTGGTGAAAGGCCGTATGCGCAGTTGACTCTGCCGGCCTTTTTACCCGACGGCTCGCAATCTATTTTGCGGCTGTGGTTTGCTCCGATCCAATACCAGAAACGACCGGCCATCGAAGGCATTGTCATCGACGTGACCGATCAGGTTAAAGCGCAGCAGCGTGAACAGCAGCTGGAACTGCAGTTGATGAACGCCCACAAAATGGCTGCTATTGGTAATCTGGTGGCAGGAATCGCCCATAATTTAAACAATCCCATTGCCATTATTCAGGCCAATGCCGAATTGCTCAAATTAAAAAAGGTCGATTACCCCGAGCTGGATAAAATCATTGAGCAAACCAGGCGAATGACCAGCCTGGTGGCCACCATCGTAATGAAGGGCAAGAGAGAACAAAGTTACGATCGGGTGGAAATCAATTTAAATGAGCTCATTCAACAGGAATTGGAGTTCTTTGAGGCCAATCTGTTTTTTAAACACAAAATCGAAAAAAGATTAGAACTGAACAAAGATCTGCCGACCTTCAAAGGGCGTTACAGCGATTTTTCGCAAATCTTCGATAATTTAATCGACAACGCCATCGATGCCATGACGAATTCCGAGCGGCGCGTGTTGCACGTTAAAACAGATTACGATCAGGAAAATATTATTTTTGAATTTTCTGATACGGGCTGCGGGATGGATGAAGAGGTTAAAAAGCGCATTTTTGAGCCCTTTTTTACGACCAAAGCCAATCCACACGACGAATCTCATGCGGCGGGCGTTCCCAGCGGCTCCGGGCTGGGGCTGAGCATGGTTAAAAGCATGCTGGCCGAATATGGCGCGTGTATTGATGTGCAGTCGCAAAAGGGTAAAGGAACGACGTTCAGGATTTACATTCCTTACAGAAAATAA
- the rfaE1 gene encoding D-glycero-beta-D-manno-heptose-7-phosphate kinase codes for MVNFSFERLNNIFKGFAGKKVLVIGDLMVDEYLRGAVHRLSPEAPVPVVEIDHESYHLGGAANVSINLKTLGCEPVTLGLVGNDRAGDILVQLLEEAGMTTEGILVSDDRPTTLKTRIIGDNQHIARVDREKIEYVNGPLAERIIERFEAVLDSIEAIVLEDYNKGVLSTQVIQHLTQKAQQLHKPVLVDPKFVNFLEYRNVTVFKPNIKETVHALGRPVDSDTEVELAGKELLERLNAKCVLITRGGRGMSLIERDRSVNHIPTRTRKVADVSGAGDTVISTLAAALVGGATFREAATMANYAAGMVCEEVGIVPIYREHLFEKLKSERLADE; via the coding sequence TTGGTAAATTTTAGTTTTGAACGATTGAACAACATATTTAAAGGCTTTGCCGGAAAAAAAGTTCTGGTTATTGGCGATCTGATGGTCGATGAGTATCTTCGGGGCGCCGTCCATCGTCTGTCGCCAGAGGCGCCCGTTCCGGTGGTGGAAATCGATCACGAGTCGTATCATCTGGGCGGGGCGGCGAATGTTTCCATTAATCTGAAGACCCTGGGTTGCGAGCCGGTAACGCTTGGTCTGGTGGGAAACGATCGGGCGGGCGATATTCTCGTTCAATTACTGGAAGAGGCCGGCATGACAACCGAAGGTATTCTGGTGTCCGATGACCGACCAACCACTTTAAAAACCAGGATTATTGGCGACAACCAGCACATTGCGCGCGTCGATCGCGAAAAAATCGAATATGTAAATGGCCCGCTTGCCGAACGCATTATCGAACGCTTCGAGGCCGTTCTGGATAGCATCGAGGCGATTGTGCTGGAAGATTACAATAAAGGCGTTCTCTCCACCCAGGTTATCCAGCATTTGACGCAAAAGGCGCAGCAGCTCCATAAACCCGTGCTGGTCGATCCCAAATTTGTGAATTTTCTGGAATACCGTAATGTGACGGTATTTAAGCCCAATATTAAGGAAACGGTGCATGCCCTGGGCCGGCCGGTGGACAGCGATACGGAAGTGGAGCTTGCCGGCAAAGAATTGCTGGAAAGGCTAAACGCCAAATGTGTGTTAATTACCCGCGGGGGCAGGGGCATGTCCTTAATTGAAAGAGATCGTAGCGTCAACCACATCCCCACGCGCACGCGCAAAGTGGCCGATGTTTCCGGTGCGGGTGATACGGTCATCAGCACGCTGGCCGCCGCCCTGGTGGGGGGAGCAACCTTCCGCGAGGCCGCCACCATGGCCAATTACGCCGCTGGCATGGTTTGTGAAGAGGTGGGCATTGTGCCAATCTATCGCGAGCATCTGTTCGAAAAATTAAAAAGCGAACGATTAGCCGATGAATGA
- a CDS encoding LysM peptidoglycan-binding domain-containing protein, which produces MFNRKFLLLIAILLVLQACQWRQVRNQPEVVTTQWPRSLPDSLWVSQNLSDRMENLKSYYQDARRKLAEGDTIGAQIYFEQAFNQLAELSDEDRNTLSYWDELDSLIQQMDNQYHKIYLGAEADQVLEAEEVREDITQLEELSFPDSVLFGEGTVIDSSGPIPITLNPKVRLAIKYFQTKGRKVFSKWLQRSGRYEKIIKEILREEGVPEDLFYLAMIESGFQPRARSYARAVGVWQFISATGRYYGLRHNWWFDERRDVFKATRAAAQHLRHLYEDFGDWYLAMAGYNCNPKRVKYNIRRYKTRDFWKLRRLPRQTKNYVPTFLAATIIAKNPEKFGFYVEKDPPFEVDSVIISESVDLNVIAEIVDTTYAYIREINPAVLRWVTPPGIKDFTLYLPKGTKEKFKVEYAKIPDNKKRSWVRHRVKPGEALSLIARKYRTSVSVIKSINKLRSNLIRAGQYLLIPVPQNKAHYYASIAKTKKRSTRKTRTLSKANVIPKMPNAKKVIYEVKPGDTLGDIAERFHTRASYIRRWNGLRYGEYIYPKQKLTIWVTPQLTASTGRNASKKYDENATYYTVKTGDTLWDISRKYGVSIEELKKLNNMRSVRIRPGDKIKVSRN; this is translated from the coding sequence ATGTTTAATAGAAAATTTCTGCTTTTAATAGCAATTCTGCTTGTACTCCAGGCATGTCAATGGCGGCAGGTGCGCAATCAGCCAGAAGTCGTTACCACACAATGGCCTCGTTCGCTACCGGATAGTTTGTGGGTTTCGCAAAACCTTTCGGACAGGATGGAAAATCTGAAAAGCTATTACCAGGACGCCCGCCGTAAACTGGCCGAAGGCGATACGATTGGCGCCCAGATTTATTTTGAGCAGGCGTTTAATCAACTGGCCGAACTTTCGGATGAAGATCGCAACACGCTGTCTTACTGGGATGAGCTGGATTCTCTCATTCAACAGATGGACAATCAATACCACAAAATTTACCTGGGCGCAGAAGCTGATCAGGTGCTGGAAGCGGAAGAAGTAAGGGAAGATATCACCCAACTGGAAGAGTTAAGCTTCCCCGACTCTGTTTTGTTTGGCGAGGGAACGGTAATCGACAGTTCCGGGCCCATTCCCATTACGCTTAATCCCAAAGTAAGGCTGGCCATTAAATATTTTCAGACAAAGGGTCGCAAGGTGTTTAGCAAGTGGTTACAACGCAGCGGCCGTTACGAAAAAATCATTAAAGAAATTTTACGCGAAGAAGGCGTTCCGGAAGATCTTTTTTATCTGGCCATGATCGAGAGTGGCTTTCAGCCGCGCGCCAGGTCTTATGCTCGCGCCGTTGGCGTGTGGCAATTCATATCGGCCACGGGACGCTATTACGGTTTGCGCCACAACTGGTGGTTTGACGAACGCCGGGACGTTTTTAAAGCCACACGCGCGGCGGCTCAGCATCTGCGCCACCTGTACGAGGATTTTGGCGACTGGTACCTGGCAATGGCCGGCTATAATTGTAATCCCAAAAGGGTAAAGTACAATATTCGCCGCTACAAAACGCGCGACTTCTGGAAGCTACGTCGTTTGCCACGACAGACCAAAAACTACGTACCGACCTTTTTAGCGGCTACCATTATCGCTAAAAATCCTGAGAAATTCGGCTTTTATGTTGAAAAGGACCCACCGTTTGAGGTGGATTCTGTGATTATTTCGGAGTCTGTTGATTTAAACGTCATCGCCGAGATCGTTGACACCACCTACGCCTATATTCGAGAGATTAATCCCGCGGTATTGCGATGGGTAACGCCGCCGGGCATCAAAGATTTTACGCTTTATTTACCCAAGGGCACCAAAGAGAAATTTAAAGTGGAATATGCCAAAATCCCGGACAATAAAAAACGTTCCTGGGTCAGGCATCGTGTTAAGCCGGGCGAAGCGCTATCGCTCATTGCCAGAAAGTACCGTACCTCTGTTTCGGTGATTAAATCCATTAATAAATTACGGAGCAATTTAATTCGCGCCGGGCAGTATCTTTTAATACCCGTCCCGCAAAACAAGGCTCATTACTATGCATCGATCGCTAAAACGAAAAAGCGATCAACCAGGAAAACCAGAACCTTAAGTAAGGCTAACGTCATTCCTAAAATGCCCAACGCCAAAAAAGTAATTTACGAAGTAAAACCCGGCGACACTCTGGGCGATATTGCCGAACGTTTTCATACGCGCGCCAGCTACATCCGCCGCTGGAACGGCTTGCGCTACGGCGAATATATTTATCCCAAACAAAAACTGACCATCTGGGTAACGCCACAGCTTACGGCTTCCACCGGGCGCAACGCTTCAAAAAAATACGATGAAAACGCCACCTATTACACCGTAAAGACGGGCGACACGCTGTGGGATATTTCGCGCAAGTACGGCGTGAGTATCGAGGAACTCAAAAAATTAAATAACATGCGTTCGGTAAGGATCAGGCCCGGGGATAAAATTAAGGTTTCAAGAAATTAG
- a CDS encoding patatin-like phospholipase family protein, whose translation MAELGVALGGGGARGLAHIGVLKVLEREKIKIQAITGCSMGAIVGGLYAYLGEAQKVEDFIREILNSPKIKELGLDQLSENKNTDKGFFEQFFDFIDIRFKAVQSLGRLSFFDEATTNLIFDFMPDVPIEELPIPFSAIATDLVSGHEVNFTAGSLREVLKASAAIPGIFPPVEIDHYLLVDGSASESVPAGKVKEIGADRVLAVNVSRDITIFEKPKNLIEILFRAEDITSHQLSQIRLKEADLVITPRVQNLSWVDFDKIDYLVAAGEIAALENLEDIENLANRNSYLLEMEQFIKRLRGNI comes from the coding sequence ATGGCGGAATTAGGAGTGGCCCTTGGTGGGGGCGGCGCACGTGGGCTGGCGCACATCGGGGTTTTAAAAGTACTGGAAAGGGAAAAAATCAAAATTCAGGCCATTACTGGCTGCAGCATGGGCGCCATTGTCGGCGGACTTTACGCCTATCTTGGCGAGGCGCAAAAAGTGGAAGATTTCATTCGCGAAATTCTAAATAGTCCTAAAATAAAGGAGTTGGGGCTCGATCAACTCAGCGAAAATAAAAACACCGATAAGGGCTTTTTTGAACAGTTTTTCGACTTTATCGATATTCGCTTTAAAGCGGTTCAATCTCTCGGTCGTCTCTCATTTTTCGACGAGGCAACCACAAACCTCATTTTCGATTTTATGCCAGATGTGCCCATCGAAGAGCTGCCCATCCCTTTTTCGGCCATTGCTACCGATCTGGTCTCCGGTCATGAGGTTAATTTCACCGCCGGCAGCCTGCGGGAGGTTTTAAAAGCCAGCGCCGCCATTCCAGGTATTTTTCCACCTGTAGAAATTGACCATTATCTGCTGGTCGATGGCAGCGCCTCCGAAAGTGTTCCCGCAGGAAAGGTCAAAGAGATCGGCGCTGACCGCGTACTGGCCGTTAATGTTTCGCGGGACATCACGATTTTCGAAAAGCCGAAGAATTTGATAGAGATCCTGTTCAGGGCCGAAGACATCACCAGCCATCAACTTTCGCAGATTCGTCTGAAAGAAGCAGACCTGGTAATCACGCCTCGCGTGCAGAACCTCTCATGGGTCGATTTTGATAAGATCGATTACCTGGTAGCCGCCGGAGAAATCGCAGCGCTGGAAAATCTCGAAGACATAGAAAACCTGGCTAACCGCAACAGTTACCTTCTGGAAATGGAGCAGTTTATTAAACGATTGAGAGGAAATATTTGA
- a CDS encoding flotillin family protein has translation MMSSLTLFVVIGAVILLIALFIWFLSRQYRKVGPNEILIISGGKKGRITMPDGTVKEIGFRYRIGGGTFVNPLFETVERLPIEVIPIHGKIAEVMTQNSIPVSVEFAAQVRIDTSDYALYLAITNFLSKGTEGIREVAETVLEGKVRELIGQFTVEDLFTKRSEFVARVSGDAQADFNNLGLVLMSFGLNEVVDTQGYLEALSRPQITKAKYEAEVDQAEKNRDITIRSAEAKKEAEIARLQAEALIAKQNWQNEAMKSESQVEVNRKKAMADMAYELERYRIEQELKKEEYKLKKLEMDEGIKLEELNIAKKQKELEANIIKPAEARKAQILTETEAESYRIKSEAQAKIEAKIAEDRAEAERLRLLGQAEAENLKSKAKAFESYNQAALYQMILEKMPELASAVAQPLSKLDKIVMIEHDGKLGASKLTGQVAEILAQLPEVVEALTGADLKKFLKDKLSGEEE, from the coding sequence ATGATGTCGTCGCTAACGCTGTTTGTCGTCATTGGAGCAGTAATTCTGCTCATTGCGCTCTTCATCTGGTTTTTGTCCAGACAATATCGAAAAGTCGGTCCCAATGAAATCTTAATCATTTCTGGTGGTAAAAAAGGCAGGATAACCATGCCAGACGGTACGGTCAAGGAAATTGGCTTCCGCTATCGGATTGGCGGAGGCACTTTTGTTAATCCTCTGTTCGAAACCGTAGAGCGCCTGCCCATCGAAGTGATTCCCATCCATGGTAAAATTGCAGAAGTCATGACGCAAAATTCCATTCCCGTGTCGGTGGAATTTGCCGCTCAGGTGCGCATCGACACCAGCGATTACGCCCTTTACCTGGCCATTACCAATTTTTTAAGCAAAGGCACCGAGGGCATCCGCGAAGTGGCTGAAACCGTTTTAGAGGGTAAGGTGCGCGAATTGATAGGTCAGTTTACCGTAGAAGATTTGTTCACTAAACGCAGCGAGTTTGTGGCCAGGGTATCTGGCGACGCGCAGGCCGATTTTAACAATCTGGGGTTGGTGCTCATGTCCTTTGGTTTGAACGAAGTGGTGGACACCCAGGGCTATTTAGAGGCTTTAAGTCGCCCGCAAATTACTAAAGCCAAGTACGAAGCCGAGGTCGATCAGGCCGAAAAGAATCGCGACATCACCATTCGTTCGGCCGAGGCCAAAAAAGAAGCGGAGATCGCCCGTTTGCAGGCTGAAGCCCTGATCGCCAAGCAAAACTGGCAAAACGAGGCCATGAAGTCTGAATCGCAGGTGGAAGTCAATCGCAAAAAAGCCATGGCCGACATGGCATACGAACTGGAACGCTACCGCATTGAACAGGAATTGAAAAAAGAAGAGTACAAGCTTAAAAAACTGGAAATGGACGAAGGCATTAAGCTGGAAGAGTTAAATATCGCCAAAAAACAGAAGGAGCTGGAGGCCAACATCATAAAACCGGCCGAGGCGCGCAAGGCGCAAATTTTGACGGAAACCGAAGCCGAAAGCTATCGCATCAAAAGCGAAGCACAGGCCAAAATTGAAGCCAAAATTGCCGAAGACCGGGCCGAAGCCGAGCGCCTGCGCCTGTTAGGCCAGGCCGAGGCAGAAAATCTGAAATCCAAAGCAAAAGCCTTCGAAAGCTACAATCAGGCGGCCCTTTACCAGATGATTCTGGAAAAGATGCCGGAACTGGCTTCTGCCGTGGCTCAGCCTCTTTCCAAGCTGGATAAAATCGTGATGATTGAACACGATGGAAAATTAGGCGCCTCCAAACTGACCGGGCAGGTTGCAGAAATACTTGCCCAGCTTCCGGAAGTGGTAGAAGCGCTAACCGGAGCCGATCTTAAAAAGTTTTTAAAAGATAAGTTGTCCGGGGAAGAAGAGTAG
- a CDS encoding DUF5320 domain-containing protein, translating to MRRRKHFHWNFFPGHFWGMRFGFGPMMGFPFAAWRKRPSRAEELDWLEDYLEGLQEMKEELDEEIAEVQQRIAELKDKT from the coding sequence ATGCGCAGAAGAAAACATTTTCATTGGAATTTTTTTCCGGGCCATTTCTGGGGCATGCGCTTCGGCTTCGGTCCCATGATGGGCTTTCCCTTTGCCGCCTGGCGCAAACGGCCTTCCAGAGCGGAAGAGCTGGATTGGCTGGAAGACTATCTTGAAGGATTACAGGAAATGAAGGAAGAGCTGGACGAAGAGATCGCAGAAGTGCAGCAACGCATAGCAGAATTAAAAGATAAAACGTAA
- a CDS encoding glycerol-3-phosphate dehydrogenase/oxidase: MNRDYFVQQLERSADSPWDVLIIGGGATGLGCAVDSATRGFKTLLVEQADFAKGTSSRSTKLVHGGVRYLAQGDVSLVFEALHERGLLMQNAPHLVKNQPFIIPLYEWWEGPFYNIGMKVYDLMAGKLGFGPSEKLSKEETLNAIPNLDQHGLMGGVIYFDGQFDDARLAVNLAQTAVDHGATVLNYFKVIELLKDASGLLEGVVIRDMESGQSFTVKAKTIINATGVFSDQIRQLDEPGMPPSIVPSQGVHLMVDQSFLQGNSSIMIPHTDDGRVLFAVPWHNEVIIGTTDTPVSEITLEPRAKDEEIEFLLTTSARYLKKDPLASDVLSVFAGLRPLAAPQGSAAKTKDISRRHQITISRSGLITVTGGKWTTYRKMAQETIDRAILVGGLQEKDCVTKQLPIHGYRLNTHFDEPLYYYGDDRPQIESLINAQPTLRERLHPALPYLKAEVIWATRQEMARTVEDFLARRSRALFLNARASMEMAPIVAQLMAGELNQSNQWIETQIEQFKNLAKHYLLE; this comes from the coding sequence TTGAATCGTGATTATTTCGTCCAACAGCTTGAGCGCTCTGCCGACAGCCCCTGGGATGTGCTGATTATTGGCGGCGGCGCCACGGGCCTGGGCTGTGCGGTGGATTCTGCCACGCGCGGATTTAAAACCCTGCTCGTTGAACAGGCCGATTTTGCCAAAGGCACCTCCAGCCGCAGCACCAAACTGGTGCATGGCGGCGTACGCTACCTGGCGCAGGGCGATGTGTCGCTGGTTTTTGAAGCCCTGCACGAACGCGGCCTGCTCATGCAAAACGCGCCGCACCTGGTCAAAAATCAGCCTTTTATCATCCCTCTGTACGAATGGTGGGAAGGCCCTTTTTACAACATCGGCATGAAGGTTTACGACCTGATGGCCGGCAAATTAGGCTTTGGACCTTCTGAAAAATTGAGCAAAGAAGAAACATTAAACGCCATTCCCAATCTGGATCAGCACGGTTTAATGGGCGGGGTGATCTACTTCGACGGCCAGTTTGACGACGCCCGCCTGGCCGTTAACCTGGCCCAAACCGCGGTGGATCATGGCGCCACGGTCTTAAATTATTTCAAAGTTATCGAACTGCTTAAAGACGCTTCCGGCCTTTTAGAAGGCGTTGTCATCCGCGATATGGAAAGCGGGCAGAGCTTTACCGTTAAAGCCAAAACCATCATTAACGCCACCGGCGTTTTTTCGGATCAGATTCGCCAGCTGGATGAACCGGGAATGCCGCCTTCCATTGTGCCCAGCCAGGGCGTTCATTTGATGGTTGATCAAAGTTTTCTGCAGGGAAATTCTTCGATCATGATTCCGCACACCGACGACGGACGCGTCCTGTTTGCCGTTCCCTGGCACAACGAAGTGATCATTGGCACAACCGACACGCCTGTCAGCGAGATTACATTAGAGCCGCGGGCAAAAGATGAAGAAATTGAGTTTTTGCTAACCACATCCGCCCGCTATTTAAAAAAAGATCCTTTGGCTTCCGACGTTTTAAGCGTCTTTGCCGGCCTGCGGCCCTTAGCCGCGCCACAGGGTTCCGCTGCAAAAACCAAAGATATTTCCCGTCGGCACCAAATCACCATTTCACGCTCCGGATTAATCACCGTCACCGGCGGCAAGTGGACTACCTACCGCAAAATGGCGCAGGAAACCATCGACAGGGCCATTCTGGTGGGCGGCCTGCAAGAAAAAGATTGCGTCACCAAACAGCTGCCCATTCACGGTTACCGCTTAAACACCCATTTTGATGAGCCGCTCTACTACTACGGCGACGATCGGCCTCAAATCGAATCGCTGATCAATGCGCAGCCCACATTACGTGAACGGCTTCACCCTGCGCTGCCCTATCTTAAGGCCGAAGTAATCTGGGCCACACGCCAGGAAATGGCGCGCACGGTGGAAGATTTTCTGGCGCGTCGCTCGCGGGCGCTTTTCTTAAACGCCCGGGCCAGTATGGAAATGGCTCCCATTGTGGCGCAGTTGATGGCCGGCGAATTGAATCAATCCAATCAATGGATCGAAACACAAATCGAACAATTCAAAAACCTGGCAAAACACTATTTACTGGAATAA
- the rfaE2 gene encoding D-glycero-beta-D-manno-heptose 1-phosphate adenylyltransferase: MNEIVDFNEIGQFVEQLRKKYPGCKIAFTNGCFDLIHRGHVAYLEAARQQADFLILGLNSDDSVRRLKGEERPYIDQDDRAFILSRLESVDVICIFEQDTPLELIKRVKPDLLIKGGDYELNEIVGREVVEGLGGKVLTIPLIKGRSTTNIVKKIRQEY, from the coding sequence ATGAATGAAATAGTAGATTTTAATGAAATAGGCCAATTCGTCGAACAATTAAGGAAGAAATACCCGGGCTGTAAAATTGCCTTTACCAACGGCTGTTTCGATTTAATTCACCGCGGCCATGTGGCCTATCTGGAAGCGGCCCGCCAGCAGGCAGATTTTCTTATTCTGGGGCTCAATTCAGATGATTCCGTGCGCCGTTTAAAAGGCGAAGAGCGACCTTATATTGATCAGGACGACCGGGCTTTTATTCTGTCCCGCCTGGAAAGCGTGGATGTGATCTGTATTTTTGAACAGGACACGCCGCTGGAATTGATAAAACGCGTTAAGCCGGATTTGTTGATTAAAGGAGGCGACTACGAGCTTAATGAAATCGTAGGTCGGGAAGTGGTGGAAGGCCTTGGCGGTAAAGTTTTAACCATTCCCTTAATAAAAGGGCGATCGACTACGAACATAGTTAAGAAAATAAGACAAGAATATTGA
- a CDS encoding glycerophosphodiester phosphodiesterase family protein, producing the protein MEVESKQTTLIVAHRGASHAAPENTIPAFKQAFAEKADFIEGDFWMTADRQIVCIHDPNTARVTNQKFNLDVRRSTLRQLKQLDVGSWKGQQFKGAAIPTLQELLDMLPADKGLFVELKDTRPAFLERLKEIFTQYGMEPQRLRLIAFDPDLVKMTRKVFPDFKIYWLYNWYKVKETGDFSNTPHEILRMLEQLPCDGLNINPFPWIDLSFVQNLRQLNMDFCVYNVNSFDELLKLLTLGVDAIATDHPAKLRQQLEKYFNPLPLSRTKNEELKVKENGDYTFRNHPIED; encoded by the coding sequence ATGGAAGTTGAATCCAAACAAACCACGCTCATTGTCGCCCATCGCGGCGCTTCACACGCCGCGCCGGAAAACACGATACCCGCCTTTAAACAGGCCTTTGCAGAAAAAGCCGACTTCATCGAAGGCGATTTCTGGATGACGGCTGACCGACAAATCGTTTGCATTCACGACCCCAACACCGCCCGCGTAACCAATCAAAAATTTAATCTGGATGTGCGCCGCTCCACTTTGCGGCAATTAAAACAACTGGACGTGGGAAGCTGGAAGGGCCAACAATTTAAAGGCGCCGCCATTCCAACGTTGCAAGAACTTCTCGACATGCTGCCTGCGGACAAAGGCCTTTTTGTCGAATTAAAGGATACACGCCCCGCCTTTTTAGAACGTTTAAAAGAAATTTTCACACAATACGGCATGGAACCTCAACGCCTGCGTTTAATCGCCTTTGATCCGGATCTGGTCAAAATGACGCGGAAAGTATTTCCGGACTTTAAAATTTACTGGCTCTACAACTGGTACAAAGTAAAAGAAACAGGGGATTTTTCCAATACGCCGCATGAGATTTTGCGCATGCTTGAACAACTACCCTGCGACGGCCTGAACATCAATCCCTTTCCCTGGATCGATCTTTCGTTCGTCCAGAATCTGCGCCAGTTGAACATGGACTTTTGCGTGTACAACGTCAATTCTTTTGATGAATTGTTAAAACTCCTTACGCTGGGCGTTGACGCCATCGCCACAGACCATCCGGCCAAACTGCGACAACAATTAGAAAAATACTTCAACCCGCTTCCTCTCTCCCGCACTAAAAACGAAGAATTAAAAGTAAAAGAAAACGGCGATTACACCTTTCGCAACCATCCGATTGAGGATTGA